TACGTAAACTTTACATTTACAAAAGGAAAGACtaacttttttaaagttacacTCAAGCTTTTTGTGCTATCTCCAAGTAAGTGAATCTAGTTCCTAGGCGAACTTTTAGAAGTTGTTGGGTCTGGATCAGCTTCTGTCGCGCTGGTAGATTCGTTCAAGTGAGAGCTCAAGTTTTCTGACGTTAGGTGGGAAGACTTGTAGACAATCTCGTTCAAGTCGGACCTGATGCAGACCAAGGGCGGGTCACTCAGTGGGTCTTCCACCGAGGCCTGCGTGTTTTCTCGAGTGATTCCCATGTCCTTGCTGTGTTCTGatggtgattttcttttcatgCGAGTATAAGTTTTGTCTTGATTCTCCATGCCTTGCTCATTTTTCAGAAACCGTCCAAAGAACCAAATGAAGAATCCAAACCACACAAAAGCTATTAAACTTGGAACAAAAGCCAGACACTTGACATCAAGGCTAGCCCCTATGAACCTGCTATGTAAGAACATATCTCCCTCAACATATGTTTTATTAGTCTGAGGGTTAGTGTGATTGGACCTCCATTCCCAGGAAAGTTTGGTTCTGTTCAAATCCTTTAAACTTTCTGAGTCTTTCACTGTATATATCTTCTGCCCTGGGCCAATGTACTGTCCATACTCATGAGGCTTATAAAATATCTGGTTCTTCCACATATTAAGATCCAAAATCAGGACAAGAAAGATAATTCCATAGTTAAACCATTTAcctgcattaaaaaaagagaaagaaacactgcATTTTAGTCAAATACCTATAAAATTGCAATAAGGTTTTCCccaataaaatggagataatggtgTACAAGGATTAACTGTTAATGTTTTAGGCCTGCTAGCAATTTTTTGAGAGTGCTAGTCTGCCATTAAGTGAATTGGCAGAGGATTCTTAAATGTATtccagacacatgaaaatgtgACTGTTGGTCCCAGAGTCAATAACTTATGCTACTTACACTAACCAGATTAAGCCTCTTTGTTTTACAGGCGCCACAGCTATACTCAAATTTGGTTTCATGTAAGTTATTCTCTAGAACATTTCagttaatgtttaaaaacaaagttgTAATGAAATTCTTAGAAAAGTCTAACATATGATTGAACATCTCTTACAGTTTTGTAATTACGTGTAGgcaagaaataaatcattttgcAATGCAAACACAGCAGTATATCAATTGAATTCACATTGCTGTTTGTAGGTGACCTGTTGATTAAACCATTAGTTGATGTGATTCAGATCAATAATTCTCGAGCAttcaagactttaaaaataattgcatcaAATACTCATTGAACAGAATCCATTTATCAGACATATAAATACAACCCAAGCTGACAAACTGTTCTGGAAGACCTGATTTGGAGAAATTGTAACTACTACAATTTCTTtgcagtatttaaaatttttatacaagTAAGACATTGCTTAGAGACATATTATCTAATGATATCTTTACATctgcaaatgaaaagaatatggGGAAATTTTCAAGGGATACTAGATTCCATCATAATGTTTATTATAATCACAATTTATTACAAACTTTACAGTATCAAGTGTATCATAACGTAGTAATACTCACCTCATAGGTTTGCCGTAGCAAATTAGGTGAAACATTTAACAGGTTCTAAAAGGTTtagttataaatattatatagtatgtcaaaattattttattttttatttgaagataGAATATTGTACGCCACTAAATTCTGGCTTCATATGATTATAGAACTCTTGGGACAAGAGAGAGATAGAATCTTGGTCAAACTTACTAAACCAAGAATGGTAGAAATGAATTTCGCAATATGTATTCTAACAGAATATATAgctctataaaaatataactttgtgAAGAGTTTAGGAAAGTGTTTTATCATCATTGTTACACATTTACGTTCCCACCTTATGCAAAATTAAGGGGTTTTAATCCTGGCTTCAaaacttactagctatgtgatcttgggctagttatttaaatttcttaaatctcagtttcctcacatgcagaaaataataatagtacttattaAAGCGGTTagtatttcataaaattattagATACTAAacacagtgcctgggacataatAAAAACCCAGTAATTGTTACCATTATTAACATCAAAGCCTTGCCTAAGCCATGATAATGTCTGCATTTGCATGGGAGGGTACAATTCTTCTCTATCAAGAGAATTTATGTAAACTCTCTGAAGGGAAATTATAACTCAGCCTGTCCTGAAATTGTTCAGCTATACGACTGTTACAATCTTTGTAATGGAAACTCTTGCCAGAATGTTTTATTTCACACACCCGCACTAGAGAGTAAATTGAAACATTGGGAATGTTGTTTCCATATATGATAAACCATTTATAACATCTGGCATTGTTAAGTTCTACCCACTCCTGTTCTCCTGGAGTCATATCCAGAACTAAAACAGATTCTTACTAAGGatcaaccataaaacaagtaaagaAAGCTCAAACCAGAGAAATTCAATCAAATCCAAAGGTGAGCATTATTAACGAATATTTATTGTGCTCATAATAGACTCTGTGGTAGGATGCCTTAATAGCTGCTGAACAGACCTTTCTGCCTTCCAGGGAAGAactcagcatcttttttttttttaaagatttcatttatttactgatgagacacacacacacacaaagaggcagagacagaggcagagggctccacgcaggaagccccaggaagcccgaagtgggacttgatcccggcaccgcaggatcacacccagggctgaaggcagatgctcaaccactgagccacccgggctgcccagaactcATCATCTTGTTGGGGAAACAGAACAGTAGCAACaacagataaataataataataataataaaaaacggAGGTCACACTGGAGAGGTGCCAAATGAGTGATATAAACTACAAACGCTGAAgatgttggggaaactgagggctTATTTCTGCAGGAAGGATTTTGGAGGAAGTAGCAATTCATGTGGtccttgaaagaaaagaaggacaGAGAACAGTCTGGAGAATGGTGCAATTTTTGTAGTTTATATTATGCTGCAGATAAAAATAGCATACAGAAAAAGATGAGGTGACATGAAAGAGAGGGgtgaaaggagagggaaagaaaataatagagaatattgtaggaagagaaagccagagaggaATGAGCAACAAGAGAATTGGAAACGTTCTGGGCTTCTCACCTAGTATTAAAGGAGCAATAGTTGGTGGCTTCGATGATGGAAAGCAAGTTGCGAGAGGGGCTTCGGGTGCTTCTCTGTTGCAGGAGATTCATACTTATTCTCTTGCTATAAACTACATGTGCTGTGAAGACAGACTAGATGGTGAGGAAGAAAGGTCCTTGGGTTTGTATGACTGACCATCACCTTCTTGATTCACAAAGGTCCTTTGGAGAAACCTCTACTCACTCCAGGTCATTTTTATTAACTCACGAATAGGGCAGGCTCTCATAAAGTGGTCCCTGTATCTAAGGTAACAGGATGTCAGAAACCAACGATAAGCAGCAACACAGAatcagggagaagaaaagaatgctCAGTGAGCTTGGAGGGTGCTTTTCTGGTGGGAAAAGATGCTCAGAGAATGTTACTAGacaacagaaaaagataaaaatcagagtATAAGAATTGAAGCGAAGGTACATccatcaaactaaaaagaaacCCTGAGGATAGGAGGAGATTTTCCCCCAAActttctacattatttttttccactacCTAAGTCGAATGGTGCTGGGTGAGTTCGGCCACTAAACTGTAACACTAAAGAATCACTTTATGTTATTTCTCATGTGACCTGGAGTCTGAATATTTGGATGAGATGGTGGGAGAAGCAAGTTAAAAATGTGTTGCCGGGCATCATTTAATGGGCATCATCACCCCTCTCACATACAGCTTCACCACTCCGTGAGAGGGAGAACTGCAGGTAGCAATCAGCAGACGAAGCTCATCCCAACACTTGGCTTAAATAATACAACTTGGGGTTACCTGTTTAACCTCTCCaggcctcaattttttttttttttaattttcaaattgcGGAAACTGAACCAGATGACTTCTAGTTCTAGGAGTCTGTCCTCTTCCTCCCAATCCTTCTACTTATTAGCTCTGtgaattcagttttttatttGGTGAAACGgagaaaaataacaacataacTACCTCAAAGGATTATTGTgaggacaaagggagaagtagtATTTCAAAGTTCTCTGAAGTATATTAAATTTTCCAAAAAGGTAGGGGAGTAtgatttctataatttctttcctCTATGTCTTCAATCCAGTTGGTATAGGATCTTGGTGCTCGAGGGAGAGAAGAGCATGTAACTTTGTAACAAAGATACATCCTAAATGTGACCAGATGTCCCAGTTTGGATAAAACAGCATGAATCACTGAGCACTGACATCCTTGGGTAGATATAACTGGACCAGTTGTCTGGGAGGACTCAGTGTGTAGTTCTATGTAAACAGGCTTTGTGAGTCAGCATATTTAACATGTTGAAAATTCTTAGCAATTGCTCATTTGTCTACAACTTACAGAAGAATGGTCCTGAGAATAGGTCATTTTTTTACACAAACTTTGAAGCAAAAGGCCAGGAAATAGTGTCTCCACCTCTCCCCCTACAGCAGACAGGCCACGTTGGGGTGGAAAgtgcagaggggagaggagcgAGTAAGAGAGGCTCCCTACtgacattatatttcttttttttctgtgactgtagcactgtctctccctctcctatccCCCTGTCAAAGCCAGTCAGCTCAAACTTGGAAGCTggtaaaaaatacagaagaaatggctcttcttattttttgtttatttccagcTCACCTGACATAAACCGCTGGTCTACTTATGCATTTGCACAGAGGAAGGATGCTTGTCTTTTATTCCACATCCTTCCTTCTACTTTGCTACACAGTGTTTTGTTACTTTTGTAGGGctttctcctctttaaaaattactgttgCCCTATGAGATGAGATGTGGCAAACTGGAAAGCAAAATCATGTGACACAACTCAACCCCACTGTTCCGGTCTATAAAGTGAGGGAGCTGAGCTGTATGATTTCTCCCCAGCCCTAAAAATCTCTTCGACGAGTCCATGAAATAAACATTACCTAAACCTTAACGTTTTATGATGGGCCAGGAAATCTCACCATTAGAGCAAAAAAGATGGAATACACGATTTTCACCCAGagaaagctttcttttaaaaaaaaaacctgtatatTCTGAGAAACAACTATTTAccataaaagataaatttgagtCCCTGAAATGACCCACATGGAAAGGATATCAGACACAAAGAGGAATAGAAGTACTCTCTTGCCATTTCCCAAGTGTGTTGTTGTGAACGTACAATCAACCATAACAAGAGGTTTGGTATTTCAGCATTAATCATAGGAGAGATTTTGCATTTCCCCCTGTTGTTTCAACCACATAGCATAGTGTAAATCAGCAAGCAGGGAGGGTAAGAATCCATACATTATTTCTATTAATCTCCTCCAGAAATATCTCACTGTCTCCTTTAATGAGAAATCACTGCATGGTGTTGGTGGGATTACCTCTTTCTTGTATTTTGTGCCTTTAATGAATCCTACTGATTGTCAaaaatgatattataatgataattttatctttttacattGTGGGAGATTATAGAAACCTGGGCTTGTTGGTTTTAAAAGGATTCTTCATTAAATATCACCATCACTTAGCATAGGAAATGACaacaatttgggggaaaaatgtaattttttcaacCAAGGATAAAAGAGTATTAAGTGCTGATATTTCCACCATATAATAAGCCCTTCATTATTCAAATATgcaattataatattattattattattattattatttttttttttttttttttttactcaggaTAGTTGCCAGTTAGCATTGAGATTGAGCTGTGCTGTGGGCATCTTTATACCAAATAAATGCCACCACTTGGCCAGACTCTGGCATCCAGTGCAGTTACATGAAATAGTCATGCTCCGCAAAACCTTTTAAAATCCATATGGGATAACAAGCAACCATGGCcttgaaaaaagataaatgctggATAATCAAAGAAATAACAGTTTGTTGTAATAGGCTTTTTGGCCATATTCAGTGTCCTTTCATTCCAGACATGAGCAGTGAAAACAGGGCTCACTGAGTTAGCATCTCTTCAAGTAACCCCTAGGTAATTTAGGGATATCTGAAAACCACATTAAGTGCTTGGGTCATAAGGAGAACATTTAGTAAATTGaagatatttacttaaaaatttatgaaTTAATAAGAGCTATTTGAGAGTTAGTAGAGTATCCTTTTAAGACTTAAAAGCAAATGAATATAGCTTCTCTAAGTGCCTCTCTTGTCATTGTCATTTCCTAAGTGGGACATAATCCAACATGATGAGCAGAGGTAGAAACTTGTGATGataaaaggagaagggaaagccCTAGGGTTCTACTGAATGAAGTGACCATCAGACTCTGACTTTCTTGAGATTATGGAATTGTGTCATGTTTACTTCTGTATTCCCCAGATCCTAACTTAGTTTTAGACACCTATGAATCCAGAAAATAGGTAAACCCCTGAGATGCTGTGTCCAGACAAATACAAGGAATAAAGTTATAGTCTTTCAAATCAAAGacatgtgtcaaaaaaaaaaaaaaaaaagacacgtgTCACAATGATCTGGTGAATTCTAGGATGCTGCTAACATCAGATAAAATCTGGAAAATtgggaaaagcaaaatattcATATCTCGAAGACGATGATTCATTATCTATTTCAAGTCTCTCTTCTGGCTGCAAAGACAAATCCTGAAGAGTGTGTGAATTTTCTTACAAAAATCCTCACATATGCACAAATAAACACAGAACACCTTAGTTTGGATGCGGCCGACCAGCTCAGGGGCAGCAAGGGCTGACAGGCTATGGGGCAAAGCAACCACGGCCTTGAAGAAGATGAGTTTTGGACAAGTATGAGGAATTGCTGCTTTATGTAGAAATAAACATAGTTAACTCTTAGAGCTGTATAAATGTGTTGAAAATAGAAATTGCTTCAggaaaggcttaaaaaaaattcacaactgAGAGAAGAGCAAGAGGTCCTTGTGAACTTTGGATAAATTCATGATCTTTGGAGACTGTCATGGTGAACAGGATGCATCCTATTTCCCTATAACAAGCCCCTTGTTAATTTTGCCAGACGGAATATTCTTCTGGATGAACCACTGGCCTGCCCTCCCTAGCACTTCCCACGATCCGGCTGACACAGGAGAGCTCTTTAAAAACCAATCTCTGGGAACTCATTTGCCAGAAATCACGCACCTATGGAAATAAAACGGAGGGGTTTTATTCATTACTTTCCACACTCCTGCCATTGTAAAGCACCTGTGCCCTCACACCGCTCAGGAAACTGAAATAGAACACAGACGCTTGGAGGTTTGTTTACttctacattttccatttttgccAAAAGGGTTCCCGTGGGCATCATCGTGCCAACAGTGTGAATTCTCTCCTCACAGATGCACAGGCCTTCCTTTTggcctttcccccaccccctcctaaTTTACTCAGATGATGGCCACCAATGGGACACTTCCTTTG
Above is a window of Canis lupus baileyi chromosome 25, mCanLup2.hap1, whole genome shotgun sequence DNA encoding:
- the TMEM117 gene encoding transmembrane protein 117 isoform X5, with product MFREDHGSWMTMFFSTILFLFIFSHIYNTILLMDGNMGAYIITDYMGIRNESFMKLAAVGTWMGDFVTAWMVTDMMLQDKPYPDWGKSARAFWKKGNVRIILFWTVLFTLTSVVVLVITTDWISWDKLNRGFLPSDEVSRAFLASFILVFDLLIVMQDWEFPHFMGDVDVNLPGLHTPHMQFKIPFFQKIFKEEYRIHITGKWFNYGIIFLVLILDLNMWKNQIFYKPHEYGQYIGPGQKIYTVKDSESLKDLNRTKLSWEWRSNHTNPQTNKTYVEGDMFLHSRFIGASLDVKCLAFVPSLIAFVWFGFFIWFFGRFLKNEQGMENQDKTYTRMKRKSPSEHSKDMGITRENTQASVEDPLSDPPLVCIRSDLNEIVYKSSHLTSENLSSHLNESTSATEADPDPTTSKSSPRN
- the TMEM117 gene encoding transmembrane protein 117 isoform X4, with product MATCYSHRTNSWEISVPSAFVWSVAPVKNVSRGSWVMDDNVLQHNSVSLHIFSYLQHDSSNGWEHGVTDMMLQDKPYPDWGKSARAFWKKGNVRIILFWTVLFTLTSVVVLVITTDWISWDKLNRGFLPSDEVSRAFLASFILVFDLLIVMQDWEFPHFMGDVDVNLPGLHTPHMQFKIPFFQKIFKEEYRIHITGKWFNYGIIFLVLILDLNMWKNQIFYKPHEYGQYIGPGQKIYTVKDSESLKDLNRTKLSWEWRSNHTNPQTNKTYVEGDMFLHSRFIGASLDVKCLAFVPSLIAFVWFGFFIWFFGRFLKNEQGMENQDKTYTRMKRKSPSEHSKDMGITRENTQASVEDPLSDPPLVCIRSDLNEIVYKSSHLTSENLSSHLNESTSATEADPDPTTSKSSPRN
- the TMEM117 gene encoding transmembrane protein 117 isoform X3; translated protein: MSTATVGGGGYYLRLVSHHCYSFRISPTFTLCQWSVAPVKNVSRGSWVMDDNVLQHNSVSLHIFSYLQHDSSNGWEHGVTDMMLQDKPYPDWGKSARAFWKKGNVRIILFWTVLFTLTSVVVLVITTDWISWDKLNRGFLPSDEVSRAFLASFILVFDLLIVMQDWEFPHFMGDVDVNLPGLHTPHMQFKIPFFQKIFKEEYRIHITGKWFNYGIIFLVLILDLNMWKNQIFYKPHEYGQYIGPGQKIYTVKDSESLKDLNRTKLSWEWRSNHTNPQTNKTYVEGDMFLHSRFIGASLDVKCLAFVPSLIAFVWFGFFIWFFGRFLKNEQGMENQDKTYTRMKRKSPSEHSKDMGITRENTQASVEDPLSDPPLVCIRSDLNEIVYKSSHLTSENLSSHLNESTSATEADPDPTTSKSSPRN